A portion of the Anoxybacillus gonensis genome contains these proteins:
- a CDS encoding ABC transporter ATP-binding protein — MNEPLLQVKGLKKYFPITAGLFNKQIGQVKAVDDLSFVVYRGETLGIVGESGCGKSTTGRMLMRLIEPTEGSILFEKEEVTKLSPQQLRKVRRDMQMIFQDPFASLNPRHTVEKILEEPLIVHGIGSKEERRKKVREMLEVVGLSSYHAKRYPHQFSGGQRQRIGIARALMTKPKLIIADEPVSALDVSIQAQVLNLLEDLQKEFGLTYIFIAHDLGVVRHISDRVGVMYLGRMVELASSEELYRHPKHPYTKALLEAVPIPDPEYKKEKQLLTGDLPSPSNPPTGCAFHTRCQACMDICKTTKPEWKEVGNGHYVACHLYT, encoded by the coding sequence ATGAACGAACCGTTACTACAAGTTAAAGGGTTAAAAAAATATTTTCCGATTACGGCAGGTTTATTTAATAAACAAATTGGTCAAGTGAAAGCGGTCGATGATTTATCGTTCGTTGTTTACAGAGGAGAAACGCTAGGCATTGTCGGGGAGAGCGGCTGCGGAAAATCGACGACGGGGCGTATGCTTATGCGGCTTATTGAGCCAACGGAAGGATCTATTTTATTTGAAAAGGAAGAAGTGACAAAACTATCGCCCCAACAATTAAGAAAAGTGCGTCGCGATATGCAAATGATTTTTCAAGACCCGTTTGCATCGCTTAATCCGCGCCATACAGTAGAAAAAATTTTAGAAGAACCGCTGATCGTCCATGGAATTGGGTCAAAGGAAGAGCGACGAAAAAAGGTGCGGGAGATGTTAGAAGTTGTTGGATTAAGTAGCTATCATGCGAAACGTTATCCGCATCAATTTAGCGGAGGACAACGGCAACGTATCGGTATCGCTCGCGCATTGATGACGAAACCGAAGCTCATTATCGCGGATGAGCCCGTTTCAGCACTAGATGTGTCCATTCAGGCACAAGTGCTTAACTTACTAGAAGATTTACAAAAAGAGTTTGGTTTGACATATATTTTTATCGCTCACGACCTTGGTGTCGTGCGTCATATTAGCGATCGTGTTGGCGTCATGTATTTAGGACGAATGGTTGAACTCGCTAGCAGCGAAGAGCTATATCGCCATCCGAAACATCCGTACACAAAAGCGTTGCTTGAAGCTGTTCCGATTCCAGATCCGGAATATAAAAAAGAAAAGCAACTGCTTACCGGGGATTTACCGAGTCCATCAAATCCACCAACGGGTTGCGCTTTTCATACACGATGTCAAGCATGTATGGATATTTGTAAAACGACAAAACCAGAATGGAAAGAAGTTGGAAATGGGCATTACGTCGCCTGCCATCTTTATACATAA
- a CDS encoding ABC transporter substrate-binding protein, with amino-acid sequence MKKKWLLTMLMFLLVAATALAGCGKSEQTGGGKTEEAEKQTTLVYGRGGDSVGLDPATVTDGESFKVTKNIFDTLLDYNDGDTTIQPALAKEWTISDDGLTYTFKLREGVKFHDGTDFNAEAVVFNFERWANGNADTFPYYGSMFGGYKNDEGHVIKEVKALDEHTVQFVLKRPQAPFLKNLAMVPFAIASPEAIKKYGDKFGENPVGTGPFVFKEWKRNERIVLEKNKEYWLEGHPKLDKLIFVSIPDNSARLNALLKGEIDIMEDLNPSDLAQVEGNKDFQVFKRPSMNVGYVGLTVTRGPLGNKLVRQALNHAVDKQAIIDAFYAGQAQPAKNPLPPSIPGYNDAIQDYPYDLEKAKQLLAEAGYPNGFEMELWAMPVPRPYMPDGQKVAEALQASFAKIGVKAKIVTYEWATYLDKVAKGEADAFLLGWTGDNGDADNFLYALLDKDSIGSNNYTYYANDELHNILIEAQTVSDENKRNELYKKAQEIIKEDAPWIPLVHSTPLLAGKANIDGFNPHPTGTDKFTKVQFK; translated from the coding sequence ATGAAGAAAAAATGGTTATTAACCATGCTTATGTTTCTTCTTGTAGCAGCGACTGCACTTGCAGGTTGCGGCAAGTCGGAACAAACAGGTGGAGGCAAAACGGAAGAAGCTGAAAAGCAAACGACGCTCGTCTATGGACGCGGCGGTGACTCTGTTGGGTTAGACCCAGCAACAGTGACAGATGGTGAATCGTTTAAAGTAACAAAAAACATTTTTGACACACTTCTAGACTATAACGATGGTGATACAACGATTCAACCAGCATTAGCGAAAGAATGGACGATTTCTGACGATGGCTTAACGTACACGTTCAAGCTTCGTGAAGGTGTAAAATTCCATGACGGAACAGATTTTAACGCAGAAGCTGTTGTATTTAACTTTGAACGTTGGGCAAATGGGAATGCAGATACGTTCCCTTATTATGGCTCAATGTTTGGTGGATACAAAAATGATGAAGGGCATGTCATTAAAGAAGTAAAAGCGTTAGATGAACATACGGTGCAGTTCGTTTTAAAACGTCCGCAAGCGCCATTCTTAAAAAATCTTGCGATGGTACCGTTTGCGATCGCTAGCCCTGAAGCAATTAAAAAATATGGCGACAAATTCGGTGAAAATCCTGTTGGAACAGGTCCATTTGTCTTTAAAGAGTGGAAGCGCAATGAACGCATCGTGCTTGAGAAAAATAAGGAATATTGGTTAGAAGGTCATCCAAAACTTGATAAGTTAATTTTCGTATCGATTCCAGACAACTCTGCACGCCTCAATGCGTTGTTAAAAGGCGAGATTGATATTATGGAAGATTTGAATCCTTCTGATTTAGCTCAAGTAGAAGGAAATAAAGATTTCCAAGTGTTTAAACGTCCTTCGATGAACGTCGGTTATGTCGGATTAACTGTTACACGCGGTCCATTAGGCAATAAACTCGTTCGTCAAGCGTTGAATCATGCGGTAGATAAACAAGCGATTATTGATGCGTTTTATGCAGGTCAAGCACAACCGGCGAAAAACCCATTACCGCCAAGCATTCCTGGCTACAACGACGCGATTCAAGACTATCCGTATGATTTAGAAAAAGCAAAACAATTACTTGCAGAAGCTGGTTATCCAAACGGCTTTGAAATGGAATTATGGGCGATGCCTGTTCCACGTCCATACATGCCAGATGGACAAAAAGTAGCCGAAGCGTTACAAGCAAGCTTCGCAAAAATTGGCGTAAAAGCAAAAATCGTTACGTATGAATGGGCGACATACTTAGATAAAGTGGCAAAAGGAGAAGCAGACGCCTTCTTGCTCGGTTGGACGGGCGATAACGGTGATGCAGACAACTTCTTATATGCGTTGCTTGATAAAGATAGCATTGGCAGCAACAACTACACGTACTATGCAAACGATGAGTTACACAACATTTTAATCGAAGCACAAACAGTTAGCGATGAAAACAAACGAAACGAATTGTACAAAAAAGCACAAGAAATTATTAAAGAAGACGCACCATGGATTCCGCTCGTACACTCAACACCGTTATTAGCAGGTAAGGCAAACATTGATGGATTTAATCCGCATCCGACTGGAACGGATAAATTTACAAAAGTACAGTTTAAATAA